TTCGCGGCGATCGCGGCCGCCGGGTACACCGAGGTCTCCCGCCCGCACACCCCGGAGCGCGCCTACACGTACTGGGACTACAAGCAGCTCCGGTTCCCGCGCAACGAGGGCATGCGCATCGACCTGACGTACGCCTCCCCCGCCCTCGCGGCGCGCGTGACCGGGGTGACAATCGACCGCGAGGAGCGCAAGGGCAAGGGCGCGTCGGACCACGTGCCCGTGATCGTCGACCTGGCGGACTGAGCGGCGTGGGGCGGGTGCCCGCCGACCGCCGGCGGCCCCGCCGATCCACCCTCGCCGGGGCGAGCATCACCCGGCCGACGGGCTCGGCAGCGCCCCCACACGCACTAGGTTCGACGCCATGAGCACGACGCCCGGGTGGCCTCCGTCGGACCCCGAACCGCACAACCCGTTCGCCGCCCCGGGCCCGGACCGGAGCACGCCCGTCACCGGCCCGGCCGCCGGCTCGGGCTACCCCGTCGCTCCCCCGCCCAGCGGCTACGAGGCGGTCTCGCTGAGCAAGCCCGGGACGTCCGCGGGTGGCGTCCCGCCCGCCGGCCCGACGCCCCCGTACGGCGCGACCCCGGCGGCGCCCGCCACGCCCTACGGTGCGACCCCGGCGCCCACGTACGGCGCGACGCCGTCGAACCCCTACGACCAGGCGCCGTCCGGTGCGTACGGCGCGACCCCGGCACCCGCGTACGGCGCCGCGTCGTCGAACCCCTACGACCAGCCCACGGCGGCCGCGTACGGTGCGGCTCCCGCGTACGGGCAGCCGCAGCAGGGCTACGACCAGCCGGCCCCCTACGGCTACGCGCAGCCGGGCCACGCCCAGACCGGGTACCCGCAGCCCGGCTACGGCCAGCCCGGGTACGGCTACCCGCCGCCCGGCACGTGGGGACCGCCCGAGCCGCCGCTGGACGGGCTCGCGATCGCCGCCATCTCCACCAGCGGCGCCGGGGTCTTTCTCGGCGGCGTCACCGGACCGGTCGGCATCGGGCTCGGCATCGCGTCCCTGCGCCGCATCCGGCGCACGGGTCACCGGGGGCGCGGGATGGCGATCGCGGGGA
The Cellulomonas sp. NS3 DNA segment above includes these coding regions:
- a CDS encoding DUF4190 domain-containing protein codes for the protein MSTTPGWPPSDPEPHNPFAAPGPDRSTPVTGPAAGSGYPVAPPPSGYEAVSLSKPGTSAGGVPPAGPTPPYGATPAAPATPYGATPAPTYGATPSNPYDQAPSGAYGATPAPAYGAASSNPYDQPTAAAYGAAPAYGQPQQGYDQPAPYGYAQPGHAQTGYPQPGYGQPGYGYPPPGTWGPPEPPLDGLAIAAISTSGAGVFLGGVTGPVGIGLGIASLRRIRRTGHRGRGMAIAGIWVGGVMTLWLAALIALMVYGFTTDPDGTGSLAESFEQGFEEGMYDDALPPYELTDALVPGDCLVRVPYDYDLVDARTVDCAQPHGGEIVAVVEMTGPVTFDFETEDPAYDEAWTDCQVAASELAARIVGYDVGVDVFYPHPDQYAAGRTSGYCVLDGWDSELTGSLVAGGLMVDGEPVSP